One Acidobacteriota bacterium genomic region harbors:
- a CDS encoding serine hydrolase domain-containing protein produces MKRLHSTILSLVMVVSVFSPSIIAQQTTDAGNDTPAVRRAIELGKVISMGNRAEAKKYVAENYAPSFLKVPVATHLDFIAKLYDWSRGLEFHSVKVSKPNETGVFFKNKLAGWTIIYVRVEPDAPNRITGIGLDEPQAPATARLTKKLSDEEIAKELDSYLQKLVAADLFSGTVLIAKDGKPIYRKAFGIANKDFNVANRIDTKFNLGSMNKMFTSVAIAQLVERGKLSFDDPLSKFLPEFPDKESAQKIKIKHLLSHTSGLGSYFNKKFFESSRENFRTVDEMMKLAEGEKLQFEPGTKWSYSNTGMLVLGKVIEVASGQSYFDYIRENIYKPAGMVNSDCYELDKVNTNLAVGYEKQYTEAGIQFTNNIFKHVMRGGPAGGGYSTVDDLLNFAVALRAGKLVGQEYVKTLLTAKPELNSKDYGYGFDIEHEPSIVGHGGGFPGISSNLDMFLSSGYNAAVMSNYGLAAIHVKNKIRELITVGQTPQSASR; encoded by the coding sequence ATGAAAAGATTACATTCAACTATCCTTTCATTAGTGATGGTTGTTTCAGTATTTTCACCATCAATTATTGCCCAACAAACAACCGATGCGGGTAACGATACCCCGGCGGTTCGTCGCGCTATCGAACTTGGAAAAGTTATCAGCATGGGAAATCGCGCCGAAGCGAAAAAGTATGTTGCGGAAAATTATGCGCCTTCGTTTTTGAAAGTGCCGGTTGCAACGCATCTCGATTTTATTGCCAAGCTTTATGACTGGTCACGCGGATTGGAATTCCACAGCGTCAAAGTATCCAAGCCCAACGAAACCGGGGTATTTTTTAAAAATAAATTAGCCGGTTGGACAATCATCTATGTTCGTGTCGAACCCGACGCGCCTAATCGCATCACCGGCATCGGACTTGATGAACCACAGGCTCCGGCAACTGCGCGTTTGACTAAAAAACTATCCGATGAAGAAATCGCCAAAGAACTTGATAGCTATCTGCAAAAATTAGTTGCCGCAGATTTATTTTCCGGCACCGTACTGATTGCCAAAGACGGAAAGCCGATTTATCGAAAAGCTTTTGGTATAGCGAACAAAGATTTCAACGTTGCCAATCGCATCGATACCAAATTCAACCTCGGTTCAATGAACAAGATGTTTACCTCGGTAGCCATCGCGCAATTGGTCGAACGCGGGAAACTTTCTTTTGATGACCCACTGTCTAAATTTTTACCGGAATTTCCTGATAAAGAGTCGGCGCAAAAAATTAAAATCAAACACCTGCTCAGCCACACGTCGGGGTTGGGAAGCTATTTCAACAAAAAATTCTTTGAGTCATCACGCGAAAATTTCCGTACCGTTGATGAGATGATGAAGTTAGCCGAAGGTGAAAAGTTACAATTTGAACCTGGGACGAAATGGAGCTACAGCAACACGGGAATGCTGGTGCTTGGAAAGGTCATCGAAGTTGCTTCCGGTCAAAGTTATTTTGATTACATTCGCGAAAATATTTACAAACCCGCCGGAATGGTCAATTCGGATTGTTATGAACTCGACAAGGTTAATACGAATCTGGCGGTTGGCTACGAAAAGCAATACACCGAAGCGGGTATTCAATTCACCAATAATATTTTCAAACATGTGATGCGCGGCGGACCTGCCGGTGGGGGTTACTCGACGGTTGATGATTTGTTGAATTTCGCGGTTGCGTTGCGGGCGGGTAAATTGGTCGGACAAGAGTACGTGAAAACTTTACTGACCGCCAAACCTGAATTGAATTCAAAAGATTATGGTTACGGATTTGATATAGAGCATGAGCCTTCTATCGTTGGACACGGTGGCGGCTTTCCGGGCATCAGTTCAAATCTGGATATGTTTTTGAGTAGTGGTTACAACGCCGCCGTGATGTCAAATTATGGCTTGGCAGCTATTCACGTTAAAAATAAGATTCGCGAATTAATCACCGTCGGGCAAACACCACAAAGCGCCAGTCGCTAG
- a CDS encoding exonuclease SbcCD subunit D → MARFLHIADVHLGIKRYNLPDRTGDFFRAWSEVIERFAITRRVDFVLIAGDLFDRRVVEPQAANHAMAMLMKLKEAQIPVVVIEGNHDQHEATSRFSWLRSFSQWGFIHLLEPGWSDGSPYLSAWNEETRKGAYIDIADARIFGSTWYGSTVGNVLPLLAQATLDNRRENATNIMLLHSDIEGQLNHKVQHAISISKLITMRDAVDYLALGHTHKKFDIEGWAYNPGSLEACSIDEIDNPRGAFITETEGKKITTEFITAGQDYFQRPFKRITHEISGHEEPEAVREEVFETLKKHCAGYDDIEDNQKPIIELSLRGQLGFKNSLLRLNEIKERANDEFNLLGLIVNNKTIPKQLAVAVGLSRDISRSERELRVIEDLIRQDARFAPQAAEIAPVVATVKKMLLEGETVEKILHLIEARLFQPALYSPESAFAEGAD, encoded by the coding sequence ATGGCAAGATTTTTACACATTGCTGACGTTCATCTGGGAATCAAGCGATACAATTTACCCGACCGAACCGGGGATTTTTTTCGCGCCTGGAGCGAAGTCATCGAACGCTTTGCAATTACCCGTCGGGTTGATTTTGTTCTCATTGCCGGTGATTTATTCGACCGTCGCGTCGTCGAACCGCAAGCCGCCAATCACGCGATGGCGATGCTTATGAAACTTAAAGAAGCGCAGATTCCGGTGGTCGTCATCGAAGGAAATCACGACCAGCACGAAGCCACCTCGCGGTTCAGTTGGCTTCGCAGTTTTTCGCAATGGGGATTCATTCATCTGCTCGAACCCGGCTGGTCGGATGGGTCGCCCTATTTATCGGCGTGGAACGAAGAGACCAGGAAAGGCGCATACATAGACATTGCCGATGCGCGAATCTTCGGTTCAACCTGGTATGGGTCGACGGTTGGCAATGTCTTGCCGCTTCTTGCACAAGCAACGCTGGATAACCGTCGCGAAAATGCCACCAACATCATGCTTTTGCATTCGGATATCGAAGGGCAACTCAACCACAAAGTTCAACACGCCATCTCGATTTCAAAGTTAATTACCATGCGCGATGCCGTCGATTATCTGGCGCTCGGTCATACACACAAAAAGTTCGATATTGAAGGCTGGGCTTACAATCCGGGTTCACTTGAAGCCTGTAGCATTGATGAAATCGACAATCCGCGAGGCGCTTTCATCACCGAAACCGAAGGCAAAAAAATCACCACCGAATTTATCACCGCCGGACAAGATTATTTCCAGCGTCCATTCAAACGCATCACACATGAAATCAGCGGGCACGAAGAACCCGAAGCGGTTCGTGAAGAGGTTTTTGAAACCTTGAAAAAACATTGCGCGGGTTATGACGACATCGAAGACAATCAAAAACCGATTATCGAACTTTCTTTGCGCGGACAACTCGGATTTAAAAATTCACTGCTGCGGTTGAATGAAATCAAAGAACGCGCCAATGATGAATTCAACCTGCTGGGCTTGATTGTCAACAACAAAACCATTCCCAAACAACTGGCGGTTGCCGTTGGCTTGTCGCGCGATATTTCCAGAAGCGAACGGGAATTGCGCGTCATCGAAGATTTGATTCGCCAGGACGCGCGTTTTGCGCCGCAGGCAGCCGAAATTGCGCCGGTCGTCGCCACCGTCAAGAAGATGCTACTGGAAGGCGAAACGGTCGAAAAAATTTTACATTTGATTGAAGCCAGACTTTTTCAACCGGCGCTCTACTCTCCCGAATCAGCTTTTGCGGAAGGAGCGGATTGA
- a CDS encoding dihydrodipicolinate synthase family protein, whose amino-acid sequence MGLNYMPRRGLSIPSVTILDAQNRVIEDEQRAVFRYNAQQGYGADIIFGVGTTGEWNRITNHERQRLMRIEVEEVENLNREQANLGKATVEAWVGVTAETRKETLANLEYSLELGADAVVIAPLSIQDLTDLIDFFQREVSDLFDHKEKALPIFLYDNADIAVDPKRSHIRTRDVKKLSRLPFVCGIKVSASRRVLGNYTRGALHYKNKGEFGIYIGNALLMFQVFQLEDSFIGRVRESWNRYLLHDELPVGVVSGPANVLPREWQRAWRACYVGDERLMQIYQPAFEAFNAACRFGNTEKMLACLKLALKLDGVIESARVADGTPALTDSEQQQFAQNYQRLKETLYSQTDELWRSRAEPVITQTINVSSH is encoded by the coding sequence GTGGGCTTGAATTATATGCCGCGTCGTGGACTCAGCATTCCAAGCGTCACCATTCTGGACGCGCAAAATCGTGTCATTGAAGATGAACAACGCGCGGTGTTTCGCTATAACGCTCAGCAAGGTTATGGGGCAGATATTATTTTCGGCGTCGGCACCACAGGCGAATGGAACCGCATCACCAACCACGAACGCCAACGATTGATGCGCATCGAAGTCGAAGAAGTCGAAAACCTCAATCGCGAGCAGGCAAACTTGGGAAAAGCGACCGTCGAGGCGTGGGTCGGCGTTACTGCCGAAACCCGAAAAGAAACCCTGGCAAATCTCGAATATTCTTTAGAGCTTGGCGCTGATGCGGTGGTCATCGCGCCGCTTTCAATACAAGACCTCACCGATTTAATCGATTTTTTTCAACGCGAAGTCAGCGATTTATTTGACCACAAGGAAAAAGCCCTGCCGATTTTTCTCTATGATAACGCTGACATCGCGGTTGACCCGAAACGCTCGCACATCCGCACCCGCGATGTCAAAAAACTGAGCCGGTTGCCATTTGTCTGCGGCATTAAAGTTTCGGCTTCGCGCAGAGTGCTGGGCAATTACACACGCGGCGCGTTGCATTATAAAAACAAAGGCGAGTTTGGAATTTATATCGGCAATGCCCTGTTGATGTTTCAGGTATTTCAACTTGAGGATAGTTTCATCGGGCGAGTTCGCGAGTCATGGAATCGGTATTTGCTTCACGACGAATTACCCGTCGGCGTGGTTTCGGGTCCTGCCAATGTTTTGCCGCGCGAATGGCAACGCGCCTGGCGAGCCTGTTACGTCGGTGATGAACGATTGATGCAAATTTATCAACCGGCTTTTGAAGCGTTCAATGCGGCGTGCAGATTCGGCAACACCGAAAAGATGCTTGCCTGTTTAAAGCTGGCATTAAAACTTGATGGAGTGATTGAGAGCGCGCGGGTTGCTGATGGCACACCAGCCTTGACCGATAGCGAACAACAACAATTTGCGCAAAATTATCAACGCCTGAAAGAAACGTTATACAGTCAAACCGATGAGCTTTGGCGTTCACGCGCCGAGCCTGTCATCACCCAAACCATCAACGTGTCCTCGCATTGA